The nucleotide sequence AAGCTACAGCTCTCGGACGTccgacagccaccggacgaccggacactaccggacgtccgacgcctggagtcTTCACCAGCCAGATCGACTATAACAGAAGCACCatacagcgcccggacgaccgccaTATGCCGGACGTTTGACACTCGTCAGCCACCGGACAACTGATAGCGTCCGGATATCCGACGCCAACCGACCAGAGAGAAAATGTCGGAAGTCCAAAGACTTCCGGACGACCAGACGACCGACAGCTgttggacgtccgacgcctgtttGCACATAGAGATTGGggttgaggcccatgtacccctttcgcccctcacttacccctttgtggccctagactatatatactcctccacctcctcctagttagggttagcataggtttagctcattttaAGACAGAGCTTTGCTCATCCTTGTGGTTCTTCTCGATCGAGAGACCGCAGCCTCTACGAAGAAGATCCactcttggattcaagacccctcacgggaagatccctcgtggattcaaggcctcctgacggagatgaactagttacgtttgtatcgtcctttgttgactttggatcgtgtatctccctgTGTGTTCagggatctagcacatgtgtgattgttcctTATTGATTTGAGTGTATCCTCtcgttcccctcgtgtttcccctcatgttcttcgcgggatcctctTCAAATTGTGAAAGATtggccctagggtttccaccctacatcatttttccaatgcattttttactccacttcataatttgtcctaaaatttctataTGTATACTATTCACCGGATGGATGGAGTACGTTACTCCCTCCATCCATCTTTATAGGGCATAATgtgttttttgaggctaactttgatcaCATACTAGAGCAATAAAATATAACATGCAAGTTACAGAGAGCATACAGTCAAATGCGTACATGAAAGAAGCTCccatgatataattttcacaataCATATGTCTCATATATTATTAATCTTATCAACAGTCAAAGGTAatctcaaaaaacgcattaggtccTATATatatgaatggagggagtactcttcatcggcggcggttgctgttctggtgcattGATAGTATGAGGcattagcacgacgacttctcgacTATCTATTACAACAAGTTTTGCGCGTCTCCAACAAGGAAGGGGCGATGATAGTGGCGCGCCTTTGACTCGCTTCAGTGTTTATAGTCGTCCCTAGGTGGTCTATGTATCTGCATATAATTTTTATAATTTTTAGTGTTTCGTTGTATTGCCATAACTGACtttgaatagatcgaaagttttcccATTAAAAAAAagacatctaagtgagtgaatcaagcataaagaaagaaaaaagataaaaaTAATATTCACACGAGTCTCAATGTCAGATCAATAATATAAGACCTAGATATGCAATACTTaggttaggctggtcatagtggggagtaacttagactagtgtcatgcatatgacactagtgtaagttactacctccatagtacaaagtaacatagtagtagtatcatagattgcttcatttattatctcatagactcattttgcctcgggaaacgctatgttacagtaacatattatgttaccacaagcacctcttttcTCATTAAATACTtgacacataagcaaaattgtcttgggatgtgttaagttactacctaagttactcccattaTGGCTAGCcttagtcatagtgggagtaacttatctAGTAACATAACGCATCCCaaaacaagtttgcttatgtggcacctagttaatgaggagagatgtgtttgaagtaacatattatgttaccatcacataacgCTTTTCAACAAATGTTGAGTCTATGAGCAAATAAATAGAGCAACTTATGACAcaactattatgttactttgcactataaagatagtaacttagactagtctcatatgcatgatattagtctaagttactccccactataaccaGCCTTATGTCACGTCTCGATGTGCTTTAGCGAAAACTGTTAAAAAATGCGCTAACATAGTCGCCTTGGAAGTCGTATGTGCGCGAAAAAACACCACGAGGACGTGCTCAATTGGTGGCCCTGCAAAGACTTTGATTGGGGGTCACTTTTGACGCCCTCGGTGTGGGGCGGTCGATTGAAGTTTCGAAGAAACCACTCACTAGGTTAACGGGTCGCATCCCTGGTCTCCACGTGGAACCTACTAATCTCCTTTGTGAAGTTGCAAACACCAATCACACACAGCGAATGGTCAATCATCAATCCCCGTTGCAACCGACCTTGCATTTTTTTTTACGGCTCCAATTAAAGGCTCTCCTCAGTTGCTCCACAGAACCAACTCAAGCACCTGATTAGAAGATCGAGACCTTAAGCAAACCCCCACTGCTACAGCGTTAGTTGGAGCCGGCCATGGCCATGACATCCCCCAACAGCAGAGCGCTGGAACGGTACAAGAGCGCCGTCACGACGGCAACTTCCGTGCTGGGCGCGGCCATGCTGCTGCGCCGGGTGCTCGCCGACGTCCTCCCAGGCACGGCCCTCGGCGCGCTGCTCCTCCTGCCGCCAGCCTCCGCCCGGCGCCACGCCGTGCTCATCGAGGAGTTCGACGGCGCCCTGCACAACCGCGTCTTCTTGGCGGCCAAGGCGTACGTTTCCACGCTCCTCGCCGCGGCACCGTCCGTGCCGCTGATGAAGGCCAGCCTGCCGCGCGGGGCCGGTGCGGAGCACGTCCTGCTCGCCCTCCGCCCCGGCACGGCGGTCGTCGACGTGTTCGACGGGGCAAAGGTCACGTGGCGCCTAAGCAGGAAGCACGATGGGGGCGCCGGCAGGCGGCGGACCACGGAGGACGCGCGCGAGGTGTTCAAGCTCAGCTTCGACGCGGAGCACAAGGACATGGTGCTCGGCTCCTACCTGCCGGCCGTCATGGCCCGCGTGGAGGCCATGTCCCAGGAGCAGAGGCAGACCAAGCTGTACAGCAACGAGTGGGGCAAGTGGCGGACCGTGAGGCTCCGCAACGCCTCGACGTTCGCGACGGTGGCCATGGACGACGCGCTGCGGCAGGCCGTGGTAGACGACCTGGACAGGTTCTTGACCCGGAAGGAGTACTACCGGCAGACGGGGAGGGCGTGGAAGAGGGGCTACCTGATCCACGGCCCGCCCGGCACCGGCAAGTCCAGCTTGGTCGCCGCGATCTCCAACCACCTCCATTTCGACGTGTATGATCTCGACGTCGGCAGCGTCAGGTCCAACACCGAGCTGAGGAAACTGCTGATTCGGATGAAGAACAGGTCCATATTGTTGGTCGAAGATGTCGATTGCGCCCTGGCGACGGCGCCACGGAGGGAAGCGACGGGAAGCTCCGACGGGGGCAACCCTGTTTCCAAGAATCACAAGGTTAGTTTTAGTAGTACTAATCCAACTCATGTTGCAAGTTGCAATGGACGACGAACAAACTGCTTTAGTCCTTTAGGCTATTCTTACCTGACCAGTACTATTTTCATGTCCATCGGCCTGGTTAACTCGGGAAAAGGAAAGCGTCTAGGTTAGCGATCTGATGCATCGTATAGCCGCCGAGGTTTCTCGCACAGAAAACAAACGCTCGATCTTTCTCTCCCCAGTTTTCCAAATTATGTATCTAGGTTTTCTAGTTCTTCTCCAATACGCCGGCTACTCCTTACTCTCCAAGAACACAAGATCTAGCAATCAAAAGTAACACCGCGCCAGTTCTCTCCCAGAAGTTCTGCTCGATGGATCCTGAACAAAATCAATCTCGGTTTGTCAAATATCTGTGGTTGTTCTTTCTTTACCTAGCATGTATTCTTTTGACTACTTTGTTGTCATATACAATTGATTCAAAGGAAAACCTTTGTTCCCATGTACTAATAATGAAAAACAAGAAAAGCACCATCCGGATTCACAGAATATTTTCTAGTGAAGAACCGTGTTGTATACCCATTGGCAATTTTGGATTTTATTAATTAGACTCCTGGACATAAAATGATAAGGTTTCTTGATCTGCACTTTCAGCTCATCAACATTTTCTTGTAAAGATTAAGGTAATCGTGGTCCAAGATACAAATTGAGTCCTATACtacaaaacaaaataaattgatgcaaCTGTTGAAAATCTTTCATCGCCTAAACCTTGAGTTCTAAATCTTGTTTTTTTGTAGAGTACTAAATCTGAATAGTTCCTTTGACATGGCATTTCGTGAACCAATTTACATATGTGCAGCACTAATGTTCATACTGTTAAGCAATCGTCCATGTCTGAACTATTTGTCACACAGCACCACCATGCAGCAACATTGCCTTCCTAGCACAGTTCACCCTTGAGATTGATCTCTTGTGCGCCCTACTTGTGATGGTGTCACTACCGCTTGATGTCATGTGCACCCTAGACGGAGACGCCCCATTGCTAGGCCCACTCTGCCATGCATCACCGAGAACAGATCGCGCAAACTAGAGAAGGTATGTCTCCAATTCGCTATCTATAAAAAACCCTATGCCACACCCCCCATGTGATTTTCCATGAAAACTGATAACCAATATTAAAAAGGCCCCAAGTCTTGacttcgccccgggcccccgaaatctcaggaccggccctgatcGCACCCTCACCAAACACGAAAACGACAGCACTGATTTAGTTTGCTTCAAGTACCAGCAAGTCACTGATCTGGGTCACTGTATAGGCAACAACTCTATAATCGTTGCCGTGCTACTCTTGTTTGTCCAACAAGAGCAGTTGCCGCTTCATTTCCTGTGGTTTCCAAATCGGTTGTCACCTACTCCTACCAACTAAGCTGTGCGTTGCCTTGCCAGGTCACTCTGTCGGGGCTGCTCAACATGGTGGACGGCCTTTGGTCCAGCAGCGGCCATGAgcggatcctcatcttcaccaCCAACCACAAGGACAGGCTAGACCCGGCGCTGCTCCGGCCTGGCCGGATGGACATGCACGTCCACATGGGCTACTGCGGCTTCGTCGCCTTCAGGGAGCTCGCGGCCAACTACCACGGCATCCAAGACCACCCGCTCTACCCCGAGGTCGAGGCGCTGCTGCGGGAGGTGGAGGTGGCACCGGCGGAGGTCGCAGAGAGGCTGCTTATGACCGACGATGCCGATGCCGCTATCGAGATGGCCGCGAAGCTGCTGAGAGGCAGGAAGGCCGGGACCGGGGAAGATGGCGGGTACATCAAGCAGAAACTGCACGTAGGGCCTAGGCGCCCGCGTCGGCCCCCGGCTGCAAGACGGGCGGTGCTTGACGACGGAATTGGTGGTTCCTCACGACGAGGCCAGGGGCGTGGATCAGGGACAGGGCGACGTGGCCGAGGTGAGGTGCGCGGACGAGGACGGCGATAGACAATCGTACTCCCTCTGTTCAAGTGCACAAGGGTCTAAATAAAACTTCAGTATCCAAATATATATAGTAAATCATTATGCATGAAAGAAACTTATCATTCTTCGCGACCATTAATTTGAGCAGAATTTATTATAGTTTTATTAAAATGTTCATGGTCggttcagtctctcggaggtgctcatagagataaggtgtgtgtgcattcataaggatgagtgtatgattatatatatgagcgcttgcgtctgtactgtgttaaaaaagtgGTATGTGGAACCTCCCCTCATAAATAAAAAGAAGGTACGCGGAACCATAAAGATTGTCCATGCCGTACCCCTTCGGTCCTGCGACCCAAGGCGTACACCTGGGGCTTTCACTGCCTCTCGCAGGAACGCTGCCAGTCCGCCTCACTCCTATGGTCCTAGGACCATGGAAACACGGCGGATCTCGGCCCTTATCAGCGGAAGGGCTATGTTTTTAGGTGTTTTTTTAATCTTGTTAGAGTTTGTGTCATGCTCTGGAATACGAGGCAGCGATGATTTTTTAAAGATGGAATAAaattctccccgcctagcccccgtcccaGTGGAGTTTCTAGCCTCGTCGAAGGGCGTGTGCAGGTGTGTCTTCGATGGATCTTGTGGGATCCGGTCGACGTTTGTGTTCGGTGGATCTGCTTGGATCTGGTCTTCGTTCATCGGCATATGTGTGTTTGCAGGTTGGATCCTTCtcatctacgcttctcttcatcggcgacaGTTGTTGTTCTGGTGCACTGGTTCTAtaaggccttagcacgacgactttcccaCTGTCTATTACAACAATGCTTGCTCGGTTTCAATCAATGAggagcgatgacggcggcgcgccttcagaCTTACtacagtgcttgtagtcgtcactaggtgTTCTACAAACCTGAATGCAAATTTTACTTTTGGTActctttgtactaccttgacagcTGGTGAATAGATCAAAAACTTTCTTGCCAAAATCAGGAGGTACCTGGAACCACGTTTTACGAAGTTTATTCCTGCAACCTTTCCTAGTTAAGACATGTGCGAATTTATTCGCCGACCGCCACACCCAGTCAACCCTATAATCCTACAAGGATCTCCTTTTTTTTGAACAAGACATAGACGCTCAAGGCGCTCAAATTTCTGTCAGCTACAGTTTACATTTGTAATGACATATCCCCTATCACTAACATCTGCAATAACCTGAATCAGGGGACAATACCACTTTTGATGTACTTCATCACAACATCTAATCCTAGAACTCAATTCAGTACACAAATCTTGAGATTCAGCTATGGTAGCTGCATTATGAGCCTCACAGTTTTGAGTTCTAGGTACATGGAACACCTGGACTTGCTTGGTAGCAATGGTGCTACAAAAATCTGCAAGAGTACTTCTAATCCGCCAGTGTCCTGGTTGAAACATTGGAGATCTTGCTGCTGCCGCTTTAGCTAGAATACGGTTGTTTGTTAGTATGACTGCTTCCTTAATGTTCAACCTATCCATAATGATTGCTGCTAGATTTATTCCTTGAGCTTCTGCTTGGATTGCTGATTGTGTTGGTGCAGCCGTTGCTGAAATTGTAGCTTTCATTGTTTGATCTCCATGTTGTACCTGCATAAAGACTCCAATACCTGTTCTATTACTCCTTGTTTCAACTCCATGACATTGCTCCTTCCAGGTTGCATCTGTGAATATTTTGACTGGACTTGAAAGGCTGAATGCATCAATTGTATTTCCTTGTGCAAATTTGTCTTCAACTTGAGAGTTACTGTTGTGACTTTGTATGGTTAATTGTCCCCGCTCATTTATATCTGATTCCAATGCCAAGCTTCTTGAGATAGCCTGAGCTGAAAAAAATATCTGAGAAGGCAAAACATCTTTTCTTTGAAAAAGTTTATCATTCCTGGACTTCCATAGACACCACATGAATGTAAAAATATTGGTTAAGGTGGCATTAGGGTGGTCTGAGTTGGCTAGACTTAAAATTATGGCGGTTATTGACTTAGAGTTTTGAATTAACAAATCAGTTCTAATGAACCAAGGTCTAGCAAACCATGCTGCTCTAGCAAAGGGGCATTCAAATAAGAtatgctgtaagtgcatctagtgccacccctagttggttttggagtattgacgacaaacctggttgacggactaatgtgtttgtgagaattgcaggataacacaggtagaagtccctcattgattcggttttcctaccagagatgagccctaaaaatgtatgaagacattaaagtgaaaggtggtatgtgaagacattcactttgaagactatgataagagaagacatcgcttgaagactatggagcgcgaagacttagttgtttcgtcattctttttcttcttcgttgagtcataggaaccaccggactgttaagtggggtccaagagaaccagtcaaaatgactgaagtgatgcttaaccaaaatcctatatctttgagtgaagactatgagagcaaatcttatccagagttggataggttagctttgcttgtagcccaagtaaagttgccgtgtgtgtttgaaatctgaccgttggaacacgtgtcagttccttagtgacccatggtcatttcggacaaatcaggtcgggttgcctagtggctataaatagcccaccccctacaaccataaacggttggctgctcagagttagtatacggcttttgtcgtttgagagcaacccacctcgaagcctttgagagagaattccttgcgaggataaagccctaaacacccagagccaaagagtgttaggcatcacttaagtattcatgtctgtgtgatctgaagatttattacacttgaggactgcgaatcctccagccggttaggcgtcgcgttttgagcatccaagagtcattatggatcaccggtgaacgaactctatgaaggtttggaagtctgccttgaagacttactagagtgattgggtgaggactgggtgtccttagctcaaggggaataaggtgaagacacggtcttctgagttgaatctcagcctccctaaccagacgtacagttgtcacggcaactggaactggtccaacaaatcattgtctttaacgagtcactggttctatccttcacatctctttatttacagttggtccttgtgaagtcattgtttgtttgcattatcttttgtcttcactgagtgactgcttgttctaattggcttcgtactatcttcctaCATGATCCATATTGCCTAGCTGCCATTAGttgttgtgctttcacttcattgaatacttgactatggtttgcttagtgcagtctaccttccgttgcatggtaataggtttatttctatcgtttgtctttgaaactcccatgttttgaagactttcttaaaaatcgcctattcacccccccccctctctagtcgatcactagcactttcaattggtatcagagcaaggtactcctttattctgtgtgattcggtttaaccacctggagttttagctatgtcgactgcagggataatcaaagtctccgttgtgtgcccagtcttcgatggaactgaatagcCCTACTGGAacaataagatgcgcatgcatcttgaagccattgatatcgacctatggtatgtcgtcaagaatggtgttcccaaggctggtgaaggtgtcaccgctgctgatgtcaagaagttcgttcaactggactccactgccaagaacattatctgtggtcatctgaccaaaggacagtatggtcgtgtgagtgctttggaaacatctaaactagtctgggactggctctccaaggtcaacgaaggcgtctcaacccagagagatcaaataatcagtgtccttcgcaacctcttcaaccgcttcaagagaaacgacaatgagaatgttcagctcacgtttgatcgactcactgacatcacaaatgaacttcaagcccttggcgctactgagatcaccaagcatgaagtcgtcaagacactcctgagatcacttgacagctcgtttgacaccctagccctgatgattcaagaacgtcctgacttcaagacactcgatccgtctgacatacttgaaaggctcaacacacatgagtttcagctttctgagaaaagagacatctacggtcccaactatgggcgaactcgtgccctgaaggcaaaagttgtctcctcatctgaagaaggatctgacaacagttctgatgatcctggagacattggaaaggagcttgctatgcttgtgaagaagttccaaaaattcaccaagaagaaaggcttcagaaagtcttcacgatcaagctcaaggaatgatgaagtttctgctcatgactacaagaagagaacatgccacaagtgcaagaaacctggccactacatctctgagtgtccacagtgggacaatgagaacaacaagaagaagaagagcaaggagtatgattctgacgacaagaagaagaaatactcaaagtcttcttccaagtcttcctcaaagtcttcatcacacaagaagagctcatctggcaaggctcgtgcgttcgttggcaaggaaatggattcagaggaggagtccacctctgaggaggcgaaggtggagtctgaggactagtctgattctggcgttgcaagtttggctacagcatatgttgccaagtccatcttcaacactgaagacaatggcttcatcaccgacgccgatgcaaatgacaaggactactctgctcccacctactgcttcatggcacgtggtgccaaggtaaacacacgcactactcactatcaaacatccagtgaagatgactctgattgtggttccagacccagctacaaaacacttgctaaaattgcaactgaacaacagaaagctatggaacatatttaaaaactgttagacaaaagcgatgacctgttagatgctgaaatgattcgatctcagtccttaattgaagacataaaaaatcttcatgttaagtatgagaaacttgaaagtcgtcatgaaacgctctcaacaactcatgaaaagctttcctatgattatcttcaaaggaagcaagatcttgataaattgagagcggctcatgaagatcttcaaaaggaaaacgagtcacttcgcgctaaacagatcagttccgctcaggaaggatttgaaccaccatgtcttaaatgcattgagcgtgacaacgctacttctgttgctggatgttctactggtgctactattgcaatatcttcaactgttgatgtgataactaacccctctgctgaggataccactgctattgctgatgaaaatgctaggttgaagacattgcttgaaacagggatgtacaaaagtctcaaagggcatcagaaactatgtgatgt is from Triticum aestivum cultivar Chinese Spring chromosome 3A, IWGSC CS RefSeq v2.1, whole genome shotgun sequence and encodes:
- the LOC123061577 gene encoding AAA-ATPase At3g50940, coding for MAMTSPNSRALERYKSAVTTATSVLGAAMLLRRVLADVLPGTALGALLLLPPASARRHAVLIEEFDGALHNRVFLAAKAYVSTLLAAAPSVPLMKASLPRGAGAEHVLLALRPGTAVVDVFDGAKVTWRLSRKHDGGAGRRRTTEDAREVFKLSFDAEHKDMVLGSYLPAVMARVEAMSQEQRQTKLYSNEWGKWRTVRLRNASTFATVAMDDALRQAVVDDLDRFLTRKEYYRQTGRAWKRGYLIHGPPGTGKSSLVAAISNHLHFDVYDLDVGSVRSNTELRKLLIRMKNRSILLVEDVDCALATAPRREATGSSDGGNPVSKNHKVTLSGLLNMVDGLWSSSGHERILIFTTNHKDRLDPALLRPGRMDMHVHMGYCGFVAFRELAANYHGIQDHPLYPEVEALLREVEVAPAEVAERLLMTDDADAAIEMAAKLLRGRKAGTGEDGGYIKQKLHVGPRRPRRPPAARRAVLDDGIGGSSRRGQGRGSGTGRRGRGEVRGRGRR